A DNA window from Halomicrobium mukohataei DSM 12286 contains the following coding sequences:
- a CDS encoding HalOD1 output domain-containing protein produces the protein MLQTDGEPLTPSDRIIKTVAHTRDVPRTDLPPLYDALDPEAIDDFVTTAEEGSQLQFEYFGTSVSVSVRESGVGIDVTRTGRH, from the coding sequence ATGCTACAGACGGACGGCGAGCCGCTGACACCGAGCGATCGGATCATCAAGACTGTCGCACACACGCGGGACGTGCCCCGAACCGACCTCCCACCGCTCTACGACGCGCTCGATCCGGAAGCGATCGACGACTTCGTGACCACTGCCGAGGAAGGGAGCCAACTCCAGTTCGAGTACTTCGGAACCAGCGTCAGCGTCTCGGTTCGAGAATCCGGTGTCGGCATCGACGTGACCAGGACGGGTCGACACTGA